In Cumulibacter soli, the genomic window TTGCAAGACTGCTCTGGTCGTGCGGGAGGAGGCCGGCACTCTGCGGCGCTACTGCCATATCGGCACCGGAAACTACAACCCCAAGACAGCGCGGTTGTACGAGGATCTGGGCCTACTGACCGCCGATCCTGAGATCGGCGCCGACTTGACGGATCTATTCAACGTGCTCACCGGGTACTCCGGGCAGAAGTTCTATCGCAAGCTCCTGGTCGCGCCGCACGGCGTACGCAACGGGCTCATTGACCGGATCGAACGCGAAGCCGACCACGCGCGCGCGGGGCGCGAGGCGCGCATCATCATCAAGAGCAATCACATCGTCGACGAAGATTCCATTGATGCGCTGTATCGCGCTTCGCAGGCCGGCGTGCAGGTCGATTTGGTGATCCGGACAAATTGTTCGGTTCGTCCCGGAGTCCCCGGGCTGTCGGAGAACATCCGGGTGCGGTCGATCGTCGGTCGGTTCCTGGAACATTCGCGCGTGTCGTACTTCCATAATGACGCTCGCCCCGAAGTGTTTATCGGGTCGGCCGATCTCATGCACCGCAACCTCGATCGACGCGTGGAGGTGTTACTACGAGTCGACGATTCCGCGGCACGTTCGCAAATTATCGCAATGGTCGAGCGCATGATGGACGACGACATCATCGGCTGGGACCTGCAGGCCGACGGCACCTGGCGGAACTCCGAAGACGGCTCCGAGCAGCCGATGGTCGACTTCCAGGCCGAGCAGATCCGCCGCATCGGACGTTCCGAGTAGTCCGGCTGTGGCAAAGCAGGGGCGACTCACCGCCGCCGGCGGCGTCGTGTGGCGCGACGGCAAGAAGGGGCCAGAAGTGCTGCTGGTGCATCGCCCGCACCGCAACGATTGGTCGCTGCCTAAGGGCAAGCCCGAGGACGGCGAGAATGACCTCGACACCGCTGTCCGGGAAGTCACCGAGGAGACCGGTGTCCGTTTTGTGCTCGGCGCGCGGCTGGGATCGGTGACATATCCAGTCAAGGGCAAGAAGAAGACCGTCAGTTACTGGGCGATGCGGCAGTGCGAGCGCGATAGCGCGCACAGCGGTCCGATCGATGACGGCGAGATCGACGATCTCGCGTGGCATAGCCTGCGCTCGGCCTACCGCATCCTCAGCTATCCAGAGGATGCGACGATCCTGCGCACGTTTGAAAAGCGCGGCCAGGGCCACCCTTCCTTGATACTCGTGCGGCACGCCTCGGCCGGTAAGCGCTCAGAATGGTCCGGTGACGACGCAGATCGCCCTCTGGACGCCGCTGGAATGGCGCAGGCGTCGACATTGCGGTCGTTGGCGGCGTTCGCCCCGGCACGGCTATTCGCGGCGCCACTGACACGCTGTGTACAGACCGCGCAGCCGATCGCCGACGCCACGGGACTCCGAATCAAGAAATCCGCCGCGTTCGCGGATGCGGCGCTGAAGTCTGACGCCGCCGATTCCCTGCAGCGATTGCGCGACCTGGCCGGCGGGTCGGGCGGCGCGGCGACCGCGGTGGTGAGTCAGGGAGATCTGATCGCCGCTGCGCTGGACGATCTGCCAGCGACCTCCACCTCACCGCGTAAGCGCCAGAAAGGCTCCGTGTGGGTGTTCTGCGCGGCGGACGGCGTCATTACCTCCGCGGACTATTATCCGCCGTCGCTGGCGCCGTAGCGTCCCTCGCGCCGATCGCACGCGAAGGGGCGGGGAACGATCGGATGATCGCTCCCCGCCCCTTGTCGGTTCAGGTGTTACTTCTTCGCAGGCGACTTGCGTGCCGTGGTCTTCTTGGCGGGTGCCTTGCGTGCCGTGGTCTTCTTCGCCGCAGCAGTGGTCTTCTTAGCGGCAGTCGTCTTCTTGGCCGCAGTGGTCTTCTTAGCGGCCGCTGCCGTCGTCTTACGCGCCGTCGACTTAGCGGCGGTGGTCTTCTTCGCGGCAGTCGTCTTCTTGGCCGCAGTGGTCTTCTTAGCCGCCGCCGTCGTCTTCTTCGCCGGTGCGGTTGCCTTAGCGGCAGCCGTCTTCTTCGCGGCGGCGGCCTTCGCGGCACGTGGTGCCGCACCAAGCTTGATCTGGCCGCCGACTACGCCCTTGAACTTCGTACCCGGGCGGAACGCCGGCACGGACGTCTTCTTCAGCTTGACCGGTTCGCCGGTCGCGGGGTTACGCGCGATACGCGCCGCACGTGGGCGACGCTCGAAGACGCCAAACCCTGCGATAGACACCTTCTCGCCCTTGCCAACGGCTCGGAACACGATGTCGGTGAAGGCATCGATCGTTTCATTAGCGCGCTTTTTGTCACCGTCGAGTCGAGCGGCGAGCGCATCTATGAGCTCGGACTTGTTCACTTTGTCCTCCCAAGGACTTACTCGTGCGCTGCTGCCGCCTTGTAGCTGGCGCAAACGCGGCCGCTCTCTTGACCGGCTTATGCAACAACGGTAGGGAATTAGGGGCTACGGATCAATAACCGTAGCCCCTAATTCGTATGCGTGTCAGCGCGATTCGCTCACAGTTTTCAGTTGCGTTGTTACTGGGTGACCGGCTTGAACTGCGGTCGCTTGGCCTCGTACTCGTCGATTTTGTCGGCATTGCGCAGGGTCAGGCCGATGTCATCGAGCCCTTCCATCAGCCGCCACCGGCTGTAGTCATCGATCTCGAAGTCGATCACCTTGGCGACGGAATCGCTTTCATTGCTCGGATCGGAGCCTTCAACGGTGATCGTTCGGGCTTCGAGATTGACGGTCGCCTGGGTCGTCGGATTCTTCTCGGCGACGCTCATCAGCCACTCAACCTCGGCCTCGGGCAACACGATGGTCAGCAGCCCGTCCTTGAGCGAGTTCCCGCGAAAAATGTCAGCGAACCGGGGCGAAATCACAACACGAAATCCGCCATCCCGCAGTGCCCAGACCGCGTGCTCACGCGAAGATCCGGTGCCGAAGTCGGGTCCGGCAACGAGGATCGACGCGCCGGAGTACTCCGCGCGGTTGAGCACGAAGTCCTTTTCGTTCGCTCGCCAGGACGAAAACAGCCCATCCTCGAAGCCCGTTTTAGTCACGCGCTTGAGGTACACGGCGGGGATGATCTGGTCCGTGTCGACGTTGTTGCGCCGCAGCGGAGCCATTGTTCCGGTGTGAGTAGAAAACTTCTGCATCGTCGATACCTACTTGTCCAGATCGCTCGGGGAGGAAAGGGTTCCGCGCACGGCGGTCGCCGCAGCAACGAGGGGCGAGACCAGGTGGGTGCGCCCACCCTTGCCCTGACGACCCTCGAAGTTGCGATTCGAGGTGGATGCCGAACGCTCTCCCGGAGCCAGTTGGTCAGGGTTCATTCCCAAGCACATTGAGCATCCCGCCGAACGCCATTCGGCACCGGCCGCCGAGAAGACTGCGTCCAATCCTTCAGCTTCAGCCTGCTGCTTAACTTTCATCGATCCGGGGACGACCAGCATCCGCACGCTATCTGCGACCTTGCGCCCCTTGATGATGTCCGCGGCAGCGCGCAGATCCTCGATGCGACCGTTGGTGCACGAACCGACGAAGACGGTATCGACCTTGACCTCGCGCAGCGGAGTGTTCGGCTCAAGGCCCATGTAGGCCAATGCACTTTCGGCCGCGCCGCGCTGTTCGGCGTCCTCGATCTTCGCCGGATCCGGAACATTGCTGCCCAACGGAAGACCCTGGCCGGGGTTGGTCCCCCAGGTCACGAATGGGGTCAACGATGCGGTGTCGAGTACGACCTCGGTGTCGAAGGTAGCGTCGTCATCGGTGCGCAGCGACTTCCAGTATTCGACCGCTGCATCCCAGTCGGCGCCCTGCGGTGCGCGCTCGCGCCCCTTGAGGAACTCGAACGTGGTCTCGTCCGGCGCGATCATGCCGGCGCGCGCACCGGCTTCAATCGACATATTGCACACGGTCATCCGCGCTTCCATGGACAGCGCCTGAATGGCCGATCCGCGGTACTCGATGACA contains:
- a CDS encoding NUDIX hydrolase — its product is MAKQGRLTAAGGVVWRDGKKGPEVLLVHRPHRNDWSLPKGKPEDGENDLDTAVREVTEETGVRFVLGARLGSVTYPVKGKKKTVSYWAMRQCERDSAHSGPIDDGEIDDLAWHSLRSAYRILSYPEDATILRTFEKRGQGHPSLILVRHASAGKRSEWSGDDADRPLDAAGMAQASTLRSLAAFAPARLFAAPLTRCVQTAQPIADATGLRIKKSAAFADAALKSDAADSLQRLRDLAGGSGGAATAVVSQGDLIAAALDDLPATSTSPRKRQKGSVWVFCAADGVITSADYYPPSLAP
- a CDS encoding HU family DNA-binding protein, whose translation is MNKSELIDALAARLDGDKKRANETIDAFTDIVFRAVGKGEKVSIAGFGVFERRPRAARIARNPATGEPVKLKKTSVPAFRPGTKFKGVVGGQIKLGAAPRAAKAAAAKKTAAAKATAPAKKTTAAAKKTTAAKKTTAAKKTTAAKSTARKTTAAAAKKTTAAKKTTAAKKTTAAAKKTTARKAPAKKTTARKSPAKK
- the leuD gene encoding 3-isopropylmalate dehydratase small subunit produces the protein MQKFSTHTGTMAPLRRNNVDTDQIIPAVYLKRVTKTGFEDGLFSSWRANEKDFVLNRAEYSGASILVAGPDFGTGSSREHAVWALRDGGFRVVISPRFADIFRGNSLKDGLLTIVLPEAEVEWLMSVAEKNPTTQATVNLEARTITVEGSDPSNESDSVAKVIDFEIDDYSRWRLMEGLDDIGLTLRNADKIDEYEAKRPQFKPVTQ
- the leuC gene encoding 3-isopropylmalate dehydratase large subunit, yielding MGQTLAEKIWEQHVVHKADGEPDLLYIDLHLLHEVTSPQAFDGLRAAGRPVRRTDLTLATEDHNVPTTDVDKPIADPVSRLQVETLRKNCAEFGVPIFPMGNENQGIVHVIGPQLGLTQPGMTVVCGDSHTSTHGAFGALAFGIGTSEVEQVMATQTLPLRPFKTMSVTVDGELGPDVTAKDIILAVIAQIGTGGGQGHVIEYRGSAIQALSMEARMTVCNMSIEAGARAGMIAPDETTFEFLKGRERAPQGADWDAAVEYWKSLRTDDDATFDTEVVLDTASLTPFVTWGTNPGQGLPLGSNVPDPAKIEDAEQRGAAESALAYMGLEPNTPLREVKVDTVFVGSCTNGRIEDLRAAADIIKGRKVADSVRMLVVPGSMKVKQQAEAEGLDAVFSAAGAEWRSAGCSMCLGMNPDQLAPGERSASTSNRNFEGRQGKGGRTHLVSPLVAAATAVRGTLSSPSDLDK